In Lotus japonicus ecotype B-129 chromosome 5, LjGifu_v1.2, one genomic interval encodes:
- the LOC130719334 gene encoding uncharacterized protein LOC130719334 yields the protein MSGRGKTPRRATTRKRRTRDVESITSPMKTRTHHTLSILSDKSRKIPSIITISSSRQDIKAQAPTFNAHPLPEPQICTQNETHDEKGKLTNGTVFDSSFERNSPIKFERGSGQLINGWDQGLLGMCLGEKRKLKIPAKLGYGAIPGGATLLELENLSLTFTNAEDYAKVMKIREVVRLKVK from the exons ATGTCTGGAAGAGGAAAGACCCCGAGGAGAGCGACCACGAGGAAGAGAAGGACTCGAGATGTTGAGTCCATCACCTCCCCCATGAAGACTCGCACCCACCACACCCTTTCCATCCTTTCAGATAAGTCAAGGAAGATCCCGTCCATCATTACCATATCTTCAAG CCGGCAAGACATTAAAGCTCAAGCTCCCACCTTTAATGCACACCCATTGCCTGAACCTCAGATCTGTACCCAGAACGAAACCCACGATGAAAAG ggaaaACTCACTAATGGAACTGTTTTCGATTCTAGCTTTGAAAGAAATAGTCCAATCAAATTTGAACGTGGCAGTGGTCAACTGATAAATGGGTGGGACCAAGGATTACTAGGAATGTGTTTGGGTGAGAAGCGTAAGCTCAAAATACCAGCAAAACTTGGCTATGGGGCTATTCCAGGTGGCGCAACACTG TTAGAACTAGAAAATCTGTCACTTACGTTCACAAATGCTGAAGATTATGCTAAG gTTATGAAGATTAGAGAAGTTGTGAGGCTTAAAGTCAAATAg